The Cutaneotrichosporon cavernicola HIS019 DNA, chromosome: 5 DNA segment TCCCCCCGCTCGGCCTGCTTAGCCGCCCGCGacgcgagcttggcggctcgctcgcctcggcgtGCATCGCGGCGCGCCCGGTGTTCCTCCTTACTCTCCCCTTCCGCAGATTCATCGTTTTGGGATGTGAGCTTTGATTCGGCCTCAGCTTTCCTCGCCACTTTCTCCGCTTTGCGGGCGGCCTTTTCCTCCTTGCGCGCCGCCTTCTCTGCCCGCCGGACGGCTTTCGACGAGCTCTCCGCGGCGTCGGAGGGTGTCTTCACAGCCATCGTCTCATCTACCACCACTTCCACGGCCCCCTCACTGGAGCTCCCCGAgctctcctcatcgtctGTGGCCCGCGGCGTATGCTCCTTGCTCGCGGTGGTGCTCCGGAAGAAGCCAGAGTAAAGCTTGCGCTTCGCGATTTCCTTGCTGCTCCGCGCGGCGATGCTTAGCGCTGGCTTTGGAGGTTCGGTGGTGGTCGGCGTTGAGGCGCCCGACGTAGCTGCGGATGCTAGAGAGGCTGCGGTAGAGGCGAAgatgctgctgtcagctgggaGGTTCCTTCCCAGTTGGGCTTGGCGAATGGAGCCAACGCATTCGCCGACATGACGGCGGGCATGAGTAGACAGTGTGCTAGTCGTCCATCCCATTCCATCGCATGCCCAGCTCTGTACGTGTTGCACTCACTGGTCCCAGAAGGGGATGGCCTCGTCACGGTCCTTGCCGATACCGCtcatcgtcttcttctGCACGACGGGCAGGGGCCGGGTCGCGTGTCCATGCTTCagggctggggtcagcgagGCTGTCCTCCGGGGCTGGGGAGGATAGCTGTAGCGGCCTGAACACCGGCGGTTGCTCCCCATATCGTGTGGCCGACTCGTGAGACAGAACAGGGCATGAGGTGCATCATGTGCGATGTGAGGCGCTGTGCTCGACCCGGAAAAGTAAAACTCACCAGTCCCTTTTCCTTTCCATCCTTGCCGCACGAGGTGGTCGTGTGGGTCGAAGCTCTTCTCCTTGGTCTTCCCGAGTCCTGCGCGCATGGTTGTTGTTGTTCTTTATGGGGGAGATGAGAAATTcttggtggaggtggggttggggcgAACCATCACGTGGATAAACACGTGACCTCCCGATCGGAAAAGTCGGTACGTCACTTGCCAA contains these protein-coding regions:
- a CDS encoding uncharacterized protein (dna-directed rna polymerase ii subunit rpb1) — protein: MRAGLGKTKEKSFDPHDHLVRQGWKGKGTALKHGHATRPLPVVQKKTMSGIGKDRDEAIPFWDHIFASTAASLASAATSGASTPTTTEPPKPALSIAARSSKEIAKRKLYSGFFRSTTASKEHTPRATDDEESSGSSSEGAVEVVVDETMAVKTPSDAAESSSKAVRRAEKAARKEEKAARKAEKVARKAEAESKLTSQNDESAEGESKEEHRARRDARRGERAAKLASRAAKQAERGDKEARRAARQAKRRDKEARKERKRALKAKA